A window of the Cannabis sativa cultivar Pink pepper isolate KNU-18-1 chromosome X, ASM2916894v1, whole genome shotgun sequence genome harbors these coding sequences:
- the LOC133032084 gene encoding uncharacterized protein LOC133032084: MYHLLYMCKSYFILLQIIDRFSILMNKYERDSRLPDQPRVWYMPTRISQKTLGSFNVKRIAKDREWSKLFYEDNFEKCVKMFVPVLTLEGAPHWFGAEVNMKSKVVSFMDSLHTAMNEKYRVEATKEMLSTLDLLFEENRSKNVTFVDFRIDRKDRGLPQQDNDRDCGVYVMKYMDAVANEEEVVDEFHPVEARLEIAARIITDEQNEIRTKVVEDRRAAQGSSFASSSAPLRSPSKSPRDPRFSTAKSRNANMFPPSRASPRLRLPRLRFHMVNSV, encoded by the exons ATGTATCATTTATTGTACATGTGTAAATCATATTTCATTTTGTTGCAGATCATTGATCGTTTTTCTATACTAATGAACAAGTACGAACGTGATAGTCGATTACCTGACCAACCTCGTGTTTGGTACATGCCCACTCGCATCTCG CAAAAAACTCTCGGTTCGTTTAATGTGAAGAGGATTGCGAAAGACCGGGAGTGGTCAAAACTGTTTTACGAAGACAACTTCGAAAAATGCGTCAAG ATGTTTGTGCCGGTGTTGACTCTAGAAGGTGCACCACATTGGTTTGGTGCCGAAGTAAATATGAAGTCGAAGGTTGTCTCATTTATGGACTCCCTACACACCGCAATGAATGAGAAGTATCGTGTGGAGGCTACGAAAGAAATG TTGTCGACGTTGGACCTTTTGTTTGAGGAGAATAGGTCGAAGAATGTGACTTTCGTGGATTTCAGAATTGACAGGAAAGATCGCGGGCTTCCTCAACAAGACAATGACCGAGATTGCGGAGTATACGTCATGAAGTACATGGACGCTGTGGCCAATGAGGAAGAAGTAGTTGATGAG TTTCACCCGGTTGAGGCACGTTTGGAAATCGCTGCGAGGATCATAACTGATGAACAAAATGAAATTCGTACCAAAGTGGTTGAAGATCGTAGGGCTGCACAAGGCAGCTCATTTGCATCGTCCTCGGCCCCTTTGCGTAGTCCGTCAAAGTCTCCACGCGATCCTCGGTTCAGTACAGCGAAGTCTCGCAATGCAAACATGTTTCCCCCGTCAAGAGCCTCCCCTAGGCTTCGCCTACCAAGACTAAGATTTCATATGGTGAATAGTGTGTGA
- the LOC133032083 gene encoding uncharacterized protein LOC133032083: MPFLVVSVERVVSSAITYLDLWKSAQNSNGGASSSSSQLRAGIEHWIKPSLGELKVNCDAALFSGERSHGLGWIIRDHAGLCVAAAAVKHRGDIDPVVAEALSMKEALSWIKSCWENSRTVEGLYPTAVLLESDCLVLVNAINSKSHILSPLGLIVSDCISLIQSFSSFDISVQFVKRSGNQAANWLARSSGSCPDRISSRGSVPSGLEAILLADLL, translated from the coding sequence ATGCCTTTTCTTGTAGTGTCTGTGGAAAGAGTTGTTTCATCTGCAATTACTTACCTTGATCTTTGGAAATCTGCTCAAAATAGTAATGGAGGAGCTTCGTCTTCTTCTAGTCAGCTTCGTGCTGGTATTGAGCACTGGATTAAACCATCTTTGGGAGAGTTGAAGGTTAATTGTGATGCTGCTCTGTTTTCTGGAGAAAGGAGTCATGGTTTGGGTTGGATTATCAGGGATCATGCTGGTCTGTGTGTTGCTGCGGCTGCTGTCAAACACCGAGGAGATATTGATCCTGTTGTTGCTGAGGCGTTGTCCATGAAGGAGGCTTTGAGTTGGATTAAGTCCTGTTGGGAAAATAGCAGGACTGTTGAGGGCTTGTATCCTACAGCGGTTTTATTGGAGTCAGATTGTCTTGTGTTGGTTAATGCTATTAATAGCAAGAGCCATATTCTGTCTCCTCTTGGTCTTATTGTTTCAGATTGTATTTCTCTTATACAATCCTTCTCTAGTTTTGATATTTCAGTTCagtttgttaaacgatctgggAACCAAGCGGCTAACTGGTTAGCTCGTTCTTCTGGTTCATGTCCTGATCGTATTTCCAGTAGGGGGTCTGTCCCTTCTGGTTTGGAAGCTATTTTGTTAGCTGATTTgctttaa
- the LOC115714917 gene encoding pectinesterase inhibitor-like codes for MEYHNVTTLFLLFLVTIILFSIAPHPTTAADPNQHKTGIKGATLIPTACRYAVKKGFCNAMLEADPNSKDADLPGLGLIALRQAASNASDIAEYFKNLLNDSSLDPEVQDGASECLEMYLDAAEQLDDSAAALMSKGYKDVNAWVDVAITDSKSCDVALVGHESVLGGKSQVFRWLCENALAVNKVLVDEKN; via the coding sequence atgGAGTACCACAACGTTACTACTTTGTTTCTTCTCTTCTTGGTCACCATTATTCTTTTCTCCATTGCGCCACATCCAACAACCGCAGCCGATCCAAACCAACACAAAACTGGCATCAAAGGCGCCACCCTAATCCCTACCGCGTGCCGGTATGCCGTGAAAAAAGGTTTCTGCAATGCAATGCTCGAAGCCGATCCCAACTCCAAAGATGCCGACTTACCCGGCTTAGGGCTCATCGCTCTCAGACAAGCGGCCTCTAATGCTTCTGATATCGCTGAGTACTTTAAGAATTTGTTAAATGATTCCAGCCTGGACCCTGAAGTCCAGGATGGCGCGTCGGAGTGTCTAGAAATGTACCTCGACGCGGCTGAACAGCTTGATGATTCAGCCGCGGCGTTGATGTCCAAAGGTTATAAGGACGTTAACGCTTGGGTCGACGTTGCCATCACCGACTCGAAATCATGTGACGTTGCACTTGTGGGACATGAGTCCGTGCTGGGTGGGAAGAGCCAAGTGTTTCGTTGGTTGTGTGAGAATGCTTTGGCTGTTAATAAAGTGTTGGTCGATGAGAAAAATTGA